Proteins from a genomic interval of Psychrobacter fulvigenes:
- a CDS encoding rhodanese-like domain-containing protein codes for MKAIILSLLIMFGLTSHAIAKDALSVTPQAVWNMVQEDADEVLFVDVRDPVEIMFVGFTDAVDINIPFKSVDRTQFNEEKAVFAMPSNPDFASEVEKALKAKGLGKDDLIVTMCRSGSARGKPSADYLLSQGFTNVKYIDHGFQGDKIEDGEREGFRLKNGWQNSGLPWSSKINPSKINKP; via the coding sequence GTGAAAGCCATTATATTGTCATTACTCATCATGTTTGGTCTGACCTCTCATGCTATTGCTAAAGATGCACTATCTGTCACCCCACAAGCGGTTTGGAACATGGTGCAAGAAGATGCTGACGAGGTATTATTCGTTGATGTCAGAGACCCTGTAGAGATCATGTTTGTCGGATTTACCGATGCGGTAGATATCAACATCCCGTTTAAGAGCGTTGATCGCACTCAGTTCAATGAGGAAAAAGCTGTCTTTGCCATGCCCAGTAATCCAGACTTTGCCAGCGAGGTTGAAAAAGCACTCAAGGCTAAAGGTTTGGGCAAAGATGATCTCATCGTTACTATGTGCCGCTCGGGTTCTGCTCGCGGCAAGCCCAGCGCTGACTATCTGTTAAGCCAAGGATTTACCAACGTGAAGTATATCGATCATGGTTTTCAAGGGGATAAGATTGAAGACGGTGAGAGAGAAGGGTTTCGTCTGAAGAACGGTTGGCAGAATTCTGGATTGCCTTGGTCATCGAAGATTAATCCGAGTAAGATCAATAAGCCGTAA
- a CDS encoding solute carrier family 23 protein: protein MAIVRKYGEEQPYWPAGPFKIRLPFVHYRWEIPEMIQGLFMFVVSLGMIPLLEQYLGMPYDAALAFCVVAGLMYLLPSLLGVPLVPGWITPAIPVVLLYLQAFEPGPQAVQAMFVLQIEVFLIFIVLGLTGFGNRLVSFIPNSLKAGIIIGAGIAALMGEIKVGGRVEATPVSLIIGAIISAYVLFSVSFKDKIQNNRLAKMFANLGMISGMLIAMVIGWIIGEYPLPNIEWGITQPNFGLMTDYLIFNVGMPDISVFLLAFPTAMIAYVIAFGDILVGKALSERVDSIRPDEKIETNITRIHVVTGIRNGVHALFAPWPGLAGPIWTAAHATLAERYALGRKAMDSIYSGGGTFWWTGLIAIFMLPLVTLFKPVLPIALSLTLLLTAYICIMVGIEQLKNSAERGVAGIVAVTLAMPAAQSTIYAIVIGIVLYVLLERPSSEQRKKAQEASLTKSNLE from the coding sequence ATGGCTATCGTTCGTAAATACGGTGAAGAACAGCCTTATTGGCCTGCCGGCCCGTTCAAAATACGCCTGCCCTTTGTGCATTACCGCTGGGAAATCCCTGAGATGATTCAGGGGCTGTTCATGTTCGTGGTCAGCCTTGGTATGATTCCCTTGTTAGAGCAGTATCTGGGCATGCCATATGATGCTGCACTGGCGTTTTGTGTGGTCGCAGGGCTGATGTATCTATTGCCATCACTGCTTGGTGTACCACTGGTACCTGGCTGGATTACGCCCGCTATTCCTGTGGTGCTTTTATATCTGCAAGCGTTTGAACCTGGACCCCAAGCGGTACAAGCCATGTTTGTACTACAAATTGAGGTATTCTTAATTTTTATTGTGTTGGGTCTGACTGGGTTTGGTAATCGTCTGGTGAGTTTTATTCCCAACTCTCTAAAAGCCGGTATCATCATTGGTGCAGGTATCGCCGCCTTGATGGGTGAAATCAAAGTCGGTGGCCGTGTTGAAGCCACGCCAGTCTCCCTGATTATCGGGGCGATTATCTCCGCTTATGTGCTGTTCTCAGTTTCTTTTAAAGATAAAATTCAGAACAACCGCCTTGCCAAGATGTTCGCCAATCTAGGTATGATCTCAGGTATGTTAATCGCGATGGTCATCGGTTGGATCATCGGTGAATATCCTTTGCCCAATATTGAATGGGGCATCACTCAGCCAAACTTTGGTTTGATGACTGACTACCTCATCTTTAACGTCGGTATGCCTGATATTAGCGTGTTCTTATTGGCCTTTCCTACAGCGATGATCGCTTATGTCATTGCCTTTGGTGATATCTTGGTGGGTAAAGCGCTGAGCGAACGGGTCGATAGTATCCGCCCTGACGAAAAAATCGAGACCAATATCACTCGTATCCACGTGGTCACAGGTATCCGTAATGGCGTGCATGCGCTATTTGCACCTTGGCCAGGGCTGGCTGGGCCTATTTGGACCGCCGCTCATGCCACGCTTGCGGAGCGCTATGCGCTAGGGCGTAAAGCGATGGATTCTATCTATAGTGGTGGCGGCACTTTCTGGTGGACAGGTCTGATTGCTATATTTATGCTGCCATTGGTCACGCTGTTTAAGCCTGTGTTGCCTATTGCGCTGTCATTGACGCTATTGCTGACGGCTTATATTTGTATTATGGTGGGTATCGAACAGCTCAAAAACTCTGCTGAGCGCGGGGTTGCTGGTATCGTAGCGGTCACTTTAGCCATGCCAGCAGCACAATCGACCATCTATGCAATTGTCATCGGTATCGTGCTCTACGTTTTGCTCGAACGACCAAGCTCAGAGCAGAGAAAAAAGGCACAAGAAGCCTCTCTGACCAAAAGCAATCTGGAATAG
- a CDS encoding LysE family translocator has protein sequence MFGIENYIGFIIDAILLNLTPGTDSIYIITRSISQGQQAGLYSVLGITSGILVHTLLAALGLSVLLANSPTAFMIVKYLGASYLCYLGFKMLTSKQQPLLANNLAENETLATAKLTNHWQIYKQGVLTNVFNPKVALFFLAFFPQFIDTHYAYSMLSFLVLGLSFATTGFIWCLCLALLAARFSEKLRAHPTFETVLNRFSGVIFIGLGIKLLTEKG, from the coding sequence ATGTTTGGCATCGAAAACTATATAGGGTTTATCATAGACGCTATTTTGCTGAATCTGACGCCCGGCACAGATAGCATCTATATCATCACTCGAAGCATCTCTCAGGGACAGCAAGCGGGGCTTTACTCTGTACTTGGTATTACCTCTGGGATCTTAGTGCATACTTTATTGGCAGCGTTAGGACTGTCAGTATTACTCGCCAACTCACCAACAGCATTTATGATCGTCAAATATCTCGGTGCCAGCTATCTATGCTATCTGGGTTTCAAAATGCTAACGAGTAAACAGCAGCCTTTGCTGGCTAATAATTTGGCTGAGAATGAGACGTTAGCGACTGCCAAACTTACGAACCACTGGCAAATATATAAGCAAGGCGTACTGACCAATGTGTTTAACCCCAAAGTCGCCTTATTTTTCTTAGCCTTCTTTCCGCAGTTTATTGATACCCATTATGCTTATAGCATGCTGTCATTTTTAGTCTTAGGGCTGTCTTTTGCTACCACGGGCTTTATTTGGTGCTTATGTTTGGCACTATTGGCGGCAAGGTTTAGTGAAAAACTTAGAGCTCATCCAACTTTTGAGACGGTTTTGAATAGGTTTAGCGGTGTGATATTTATCGGCTTAGGTATTAAACTTTTGACTGAAAAAGGTTAA
- a CDS encoding winged helix-turn-helix domain-containing protein translates to MTIPIHNLEDHDFGKHSKTERNPRARLRLLILYQYSIGKATNDIAKDLCIHPETARWTLKRYYERGLESLYDRHRRGRRSKLAEADTAAFKAMIVSEQEKRAGGRLTGKDIQQLAKEHYNAHYTVNGIYELLKRIDMSWISARSQHPKADPQAQDAFKKTL, encoded by the coding sequence ATGACTATACCAATACATAACCTAGAAGACCATGACTTTGGCAAACACTCAAAGACTGAGCGCAATCCCAGAGCCCGACTACGCCTGCTCATCTTATACCAATATAGTATAGGCAAAGCCACCAACGATATTGCCAAAGACCTCTGCATACATCCTGAAACTGCCAGATGGACATTGAAGCGATATTATGAACGAGGACTTGAAAGTCTCTACGATCGTCATCGTCGAGGTCGTCGCAGCAAATTGGCAGAAGCAGACACAGCCGCTTTTAAAGCCATGATAGTCTCTGAACAAGAAAAGCGCGCTGGCGGTCGTCTAACCGGCAAAGACATTCAGCAATTGGCTAAAGAACACTACAACGCTCACTACACCGTTAACGGTATCTACGAGCTACTCAAGCGTATTGATATGAGTTGGATAAGTGCTCGTAGTCAGCATCCAAAAGCCGACCCACAAGCTCAAGACGCTTTTAAAAAAACTTTATAG
- a CDS encoding IS630 family transposase, whose product MDIWFQDETRIGQQGSLTRVWHYRGGRPRLIKQQQFHSAYLFGAFCPATKKAVGLVLPFVNKHTMLLHMQEISKAVPKGRHAVVVMDGALWHQPSLNQANVTMLKLPPYSPELNPSERVWQYLKQNELSNRCYDSYEAIVDAACLAWNNLLKQPQRIRSLTTRTWAQL is encoded by the coding sequence GTGGACATCTGGTTTCAAGATGAAACTCGAATAGGACAACAAGGCTCATTGACCAGAGTTTGGCATTACCGCGGTGGGCGACCTCGACTGATCAAGCAGCAACAGTTTCATTCCGCTTATCTGTTTGGTGCCTTTTGTCCAGCGACAAAGAAGGCTGTCGGCTTAGTACTGCCTTTCGTTAATAAACACACCATGTTATTGCATATGCAAGAGATTAGTAAAGCCGTTCCAAAAGGACGTCATGCGGTGGTGGTGATGGACGGCGCATTATGGCATCAACCAAGCTTGAATCAGGCTAATGTCACTATGCTTAAACTACCGCCTTATTCACCTGAGCTTAATCCCTCTGAGAGGGTATGGCAGTACCTTAAGCAAAATGAGCTATCTAATCGTTGTTATGACAGTTATGAGGCTATTGTCGATGCCGCATGCTTGGCTTGGAATAATCTACTTAAACAGCCACAAAGGATTCGGTCTTTAACTACTCGTACCTGGGCGCAACTTTAA
- a CDS encoding glutaredoxin family protein, with protein MRFVKVFSFVLGAIVLISSVYLINASTVTPDSVACDASNDNDIVLYGAVWCPYCEQTRQLLASHNVDYCEYDIERSAEGYRQYESLGGGGVPLMLFNGEVIRGYNKPEIEWQIQNQ; from the coding sequence ATGAGGTTTGTAAAAGTATTTTCGTTCGTACTCGGCGCTATTGTGCTCATTAGTAGTGTCTATCTTATAAACGCCAGTACTGTCACTCCAGACTCCGTCGCCTGTGACGCCTCGAATGACAATGATATTGTACTATACGGTGCTGTCTGGTGTCCTTATTGCGAACAGACCAGACAATTACTCGCCTCGCACAATGTCGACTACTGTGAGTACGATATCGAACGCTCTGCTGAAGGTTATAGACAATATGAAAGTCTGGGTGGTGGCGGTGTGCCTCTAATGCTGTTTAATGGTGAAGTGATCCGCGGCTATAATAAACCTGAAATTGAGTGGCAGATTCAAAATCAGTGA
- a CDS encoding Fic family protein: MHQQLLSKGRGAKKSPGQFKSEQNYLADRSKKSILFVPISPEKLQSGLDDLFDYINNDSSPILLKTAVSHLEFEALHPFQDGNGRIGRMLITLILWSAQTISAPHFYISGYFEENKDRYIDLMREVSETGNWDNWCIFFLEAVKEQATNNLEIAEQIGQLYETMKREFSDLLSSKWSLNALEFIFTNPVFRNSSFTSKSGIPTSTAARFSKVLEESKILQVVEEGAGRTSTLYSFEPLMELVRV; encoded by the coding sequence ATGCACCAGCAGCTATTATCAAAGGGTAGAGGTGCAAAAAAATCGCCCGGTCAGTTCAAAAGTGAGCAAAACTATCTGGCTGACCGCTCGAAAAAAAGTATCTTGTTTGTACCGATTAGTCCTGAAAAGCTACAAAGTGGCTTGGATGATTTGTTTGACTATATTAATAACGACTCTTCACCCATACTGCTAAAAACGGCCGTCAGTCATTTAGAGTTCGAAGCTTTGCATCCTTTTCAAGACGGTAACGGTAGAATTGGTAGAATGTTGATTACCTTAATATTATGGTCAGCACAGACGATTTCTGCGCCGCATTTTTATATCAGTGGTTATTTTGAAGAAAACAAAGATAGATATATTGATTTGATGCGAGAAGTCTCAGAGACTGGCAATTGGGATAATTGGTGCATATTTTTCTTAGAGGCAGTTAAAGAACAAGCCACCAACAATCTAGAAATCGCTGAACAGATTGGTCAGCTGTATGAGACTATGAAAAGAGAGTTTAGCGACTTACTGTCCTCAAAATGGTCGTTAAATGCGCTAGAATTTATTTTTACTAATCCTGTCTTTAGGAACAGTAGCTTTACCAGTAAAAGTGGTATTCCTACCTCTACGGCAGCTAGATTCAGTAAGGTTTTAGAAGAAAGTAAAATTTTGCAAGTGGTCGAAGAAGGCGCTGGTAGGACTTCTACGCTTTATTCCTTTGAACCATTGATGGAGTTGGTACGGGTTTAA
- a CDS encoding Fic/DOC family N-terminal domain-containing protein, giving the protein MTDFNLEHAVHYHYGGFPPQSIDYQVIMDAMIGATEAISRFDQMLKSMHNSEILLAPLRNQEAVISSRMEGTISTLDEIMQYEADYGDGKGHSAQVRSDIIETILYQRTLKNVQQAMSDGYHSANL; this is encoded by the coding sequence ATGACCGATTTCAATTTGGAACACGCTGTACATTATCATTATGGCGGCTTTCCCCCTCAATCTATCGATTATCAAGTCATTATGGACGCTATGATAGGCGCGACTGAAGCGATTTCTCGCTTTGACCAAATGCTCAAAAGCATGCACAACAGCGAGATTTTACTTGCGCCATTGCGCAATCAAGAAGCGGTCATCTCTTCACGTATGGAAGGCACCATCAGTACCCTAGATGAGATTATGCAGTACGAGGCAGACTATGGTGATGGAAAAGGGCATTCGGCGCAGGTTCGTAGTGATATTATTGAAACTATTCTTTATCAACGCACCCTAAAAAACGTACAGCAGGCAATGAGTGATGGTTATCACTCAGCAAATCTTTGA
- a CDS encoding HD domain-containing protein, with product MSTQLIKHLENKAVEDSNTSILLAQWSFDEKLVSKSLENIAGYFPHFSSHNSSHSKQILINIERLLGKNLKLLSATDTWLILESAYWHDIGMLFDAKEAIAVTESDEFKEFVESLANDKSTDLNEFASNYSEKGWKIALSNYEHPQIGIEQYRQMIAEWFRRHHQANSQKIVRDPFNELGISSPRTELFPNRIYTYLGQICLAHGTSFQRVMTELPFRQTGLGTENCHPRFVACLLRLGDIFDIDDNRFCPVMAKQVYDTPSLSQAHFDKHKSIREFQLDNQTVSITAECNNESAYIETQLWFGWIKEELQDQMSQWKNIVPHRNFGLLPTVEKLTVEMTNTKKLINDKPMKFSIDEKNAIELLQGKNLYDDKTNIFRELIQNAVDATLLRAWIEHGEISETKTIQSHMHPFHETVQKTLSNYPIEVDLAKLSDCEDSQFSIWEFSVLDKGLGISLQDLQYMQQIAGSSRNIEKRRIIKTMPLWMRPSGEFGIGMHSAFLLMEGLPDIDKKIVLETKSKKDNKLYKIELTSPLTKQSGFCFIEELPDDMSKDYGTKLTVKVSLSKHRYHLSNFGFEVHDKFDRLKGSIADYVNAHYYIEKISNSIARQTPVLVKLHRRWSEFHNNDLENDFRIWDEKRNLYIKLETHSDGVALTDLQTDTYGLFRGQKVESMNVYFLPSSIDYYGFNAKEALQIDRNKWQRQFILKLIDEGYFRSLFKYIVDEKTDLIEDKFYDKKVISAYNRMLGFRSEKYKDNDSWRDLKFFNDKNTLFGRKVKDKNSFNKLISLEKVVIQFDKTHSIFNGKDKPKAKELLTTVNENNFFLRAFIQEWYALGGYHKVIEGHNKLKMKFNRSKNDEFDNTLLFYLEGLLHKSKRIFLAPEKLDSIDKLRPFKELICSSDIHKNYFGTDDKETTESLLIPFFSFKNNDLVVITLESLDMIIDAVWIEKKKQDKEVKKEYISKLYQDLAIILDETMQNSNDWKEARERSKEFSSFDSSILSKYDK from the coding sequence ATGAGCACCCAACTAATTAAACATCTCGAAAATAAAGCTGTAGAAGATTCCAATACGTCAATTTTACTTGCACAATGGAGCTTTGACGAGAAATTAGTTAGTAAATCATTAGAGAATATTGCTGGATATTTTCCACATTTTAGTAGTCACAACTCTTCTCATTCAAAGCAAATACTGATAAACATTGAAAGACTTTTAGGCAAAAACTTAAAACTACTGAGTGCTACTGATACATGGCTTATTCTCGAATCCGCATATTGGCACGATATAGGTATGCTATTCGATGCTAAAGAAGCGATTGCAGTAACAGAATCAGATGAATTTAAAGAGTTTGTCGAATCATTGGCGAACGATAAATCTACTGACTTAAATGAGTTCGCATCTAACTATTCAGAAAAAGGTTGGAAAATAGCATTAAGTAACTATGAACACCCTCAAATAGGTATTGAGCAGTACCGCCAAATGATAGCTGAATGGTTTAGGAGACATCATCAGGCAAATTCACAAAAAATTGTTAGAGATCCTTTCAATGAGTTAGGTATTAGCTCTCCACGCACTGAGCTCTTTCCGAATAGAATATATACTTATTTAGGTCAAATTTGTCTTGCACATGGAACAAGCTTTCAACGTGTTATGACAGAACTACCTTTTAGACAAACAGGTCTAGGTACGGAAAACTGTCATCCGCGCTTTGTAGCTTGTTTATTACGTCTAGGAGATATATTTGATATTGATGATAATCGCTTCTGTCCAGTTATGGCAAAACAAGTTTATGACACTCCTTCTTTGAGTCAGGCACATTTTGATAAACATAAATCTATCAGAGAGTTTCAGTTAGATAATCAAACTGTCAGCATTACTGCTGAGTGCAATAATGAAAGCGCCTATATTGAAACACAGTTATGGTTTGGTTGGATAAAAGAAGAGCTCCAAGACCAGATGTCTCAATGGAAGAATATAGTTCCTCATAGAAACTTTGGTTTATTACCGACGGTTGAAAAGCTAACGGTTGAAATGACAAACACTAAAAAGCTAATCAATGATAAGCCAATGAAATTTAGCATTGATGAGAAAAATGCTATTGAATTATTACAAGGTAAGAATCTGTACGACGATAAAACAAATATTTTTCGTGAACTCATTCAAAATGCAGTAGACGCTACTTTATTAAGAGCGTGGATTGAGCATGGTGAAATCAGCGAAACTAAAACGATACAGTCACACATGCATCCTTTTCATGAGACTGTTCAAAAAACTCTTTCAAACTACCCTATCGAAGTTGACTTAGCAAAACTATCCGATTGTGAAGACAGCCAATTCAGTATTTGGGAGTTTTCAGTATTAGATAAAGGGCTAGGTATAAGCCTTCAAGATTTACAATACATGCAACAAATAGCAGGTTCAAGTCGTAATATTGAAAAACGTAGAATTATTAAAACAATGCCTTTGTGGATGAGACCGTCAGGTGAGTTTGGTATTGGTATGCATAGTGCTTTTTTACTAATGGAAGGTTTACCTGATATAGATAAAAAAATTGTCTTAGAGACTAAAAGTAAGAAGGATAATAAATTATACAAAATTGAACTGACATCTCCATTAACGAAGCAGAGTGGATTCTGTTTCATTGAAGAGCTACCAGATGATATGAGTAAGGATTATGGAACTAAATTGACTGTTAAGGTTTCATTATCTAAGCATAGGTATCATTTAAGCAACTTTGGGTTTGAGGTTCACGATAAATTTGATAGGCTAAAGGGTTCTATTGCAGATTACGTTAATGCACATTATTACATCGAAAAGATATCTAACTCCATAGCTAGACAGACACCAGTTCTTGTTAAATTACATAGAAGGTGGAGTGAATTCCATAATAATGATCTTGAGAATGACTTTCGAATATGGGATGAAAAAAGAAATCTATACATTAAACTTGAGACTCATTCTGATGGAGTTGCATTGACTGACCTGCAAACCGATACCTATGGTTTATTCCGTGGTCAGAAGGTTGAATCTATGAACGTCTACTTTCTTCCTAGTTCGATTGATTACTACGGTTTTAATGCTAAAGAAGCACTTCAAATTGATAGAAATAAGTGGCAAAGACAGTTCATATTAAAGCTTATTGACGAAGGGTATTTTCGTAGTTTGTTTAAATATATTGTCGATGAGAAGACTGATTTGATTGAGGATAAGTTTTATGATAAAAAAGTGATTAGTGCCTACAATAGGATGCTTGGATTTAGAAGTGAAAAGTATAAAGATAATGATTCATGGAGAGATCTTAAATTTTTTAACGATAAAAACACATTATTTGGGAGAAAGGTAAAAGATAAGAATAGTTTCAACAAACTAATCTCTCTTGAAAAAGTAGTTATTCAATTTGACAAAACACATAGTATCTTTAATGGTAAAGACAAACCTAAGGCAAAAGAATTATTAACGACTGTAAATGAGAACAATTTTTTTCTAAGAGCATTTATTCAAGAGTGGTACGCTCTTGGTGGTTATCATAAAGTAATAGAAGGCCATAATAAGCTAAAAATGAAGTTTAATAGATCTAAAAATGATGAGTTTGATAATACCTTATTATTTTATTTAGAAGGGTTATTACATAAATCAAAAAGAATCTTTCTTGCTCCAGAAAAGTTGGATAGTATTGATAAGCTAAGACCATTCAAAGAGCTAATTTGCTCTAGCGATATTCATAAAAACTATTTTGGAACAGATGATAAAGAAACTACTGAATCACTATTAATTCCTTTTTTTTCCTTTAAGAATAATGACCTAGTAGTTATCACACTTGAATCATTAGATATGATTATTGATGCTGTTTGGATCGAAAAAAAGAAGCAAGATAAGGAGGTTAAGAAGGAATATATTAGTAAGCTTTATCAGGATCTAGCTATTATCTTAGACGAGACAATGCAAAATAGTAACGACTGGAAAGAAGCAAGAGAAAGAAGTAAAGAATTTAGTAGTTTCGATAGTTCTATACTATCTAAGTATGATAAATAA